One window of the Rosa rugosa chromosome 3, drRosRugo1.1, whole genome shotgun sequence genome contains the following:
- the LOC133735624 gene encoding cold-regulated 413 plasma membrane protein 1-like, with translation MYIYIFCSLASLIFSIFRGEIGSWIAFVAVILRLFFPKRFPEWAELPAALILLMIVAPSLIATTVRDDWIGVAICLVIAAYLLQEHIRASGGFRNAFTQPHGIICLFIYPVWALVLDIL, from the exons atgtatatatatatattctgtaGCCTTGCTTCACTAATTTTCTCTATCTTCAG GGGAGAAATTGGAAGCTGGATTGCCTTCGTTGCGGTTATCTTGCGACTCTTTTTCCCTAAACGATTCCCAG AATGGGCTGAATTGCCGGCTGCGCTGATTCTTCTGATGATTGTGGCTCCGAGTTTAATTGCAACCACTGTGAGGGATGACTGGATCGGAGTTGCAATATGTCTCGTCATTGCAGCTTACTTGCTGCAAGAACACATCCGGGCATCCGGTGGATTCAGAAACGCTTTCACACAACCCCATGGCATAATCTGTCTGTTCATCTACCCTGTTTGGGCGTTGGTCCTTGACATCCTATAG
- the LOC133740638 gene encoding disease resistance protein RPV1-like, whose translation MAIQLRASSSLSASSTGSWRHDVFLSFRGEDTRYNFTDHLHINLVRRGIITFIDDNLTRGEEISQALLQAIEGSKLSLIVFSENYASSKWCLDELVHILECRRSKNQMVWPIFYKVDPSNVRHQRGTFGEALAEHERRFKDDRTDKVVRWRAALSEAANLSGWHFWDGYESKFIDGIIEEISAQVIKQTPLNVAKFPVGIESRVQDMLERLDVGGSDVRMVGIWGSGGIGKTTIAKAVYNSIANEFEDSCFLEKVRECSMPHEGLVNLQNSILFKILRGTELKVLNADQGITLLSERLRYKRILLVLDDVDQLDQLDKLAGGLDWFHSGSRVIITTRDKHLLITHQVNQIYEARSLDHHEACELFSSIAFKNKRILDDNEKHLVGTIVRYAQGLPLALVVLGSHLCGRPVHKWQAMLDGFKRNLPEGIQGILKVSYDGLEKIVKEVFLDIACFFKGWKTNDVIQILEGCDRNNPTHSIEVLEEKALINDVYGCICMHDLLEEMGKDIVKQESTEPGKRSRLWYHKDVQDVLTENTGTSNIEGIMIKMRTIDEIRLSPECFKEMRNLKIFINVNGRFCGKVDYYPNHLRLLDYRDCPLQSLPSDFNMKNLVQLNMPCSRISRFGEGFKSMKNLKSLNLRECRFLAQSPDLSGSPNLEFLDLSRCKRLKEVHSSVGSLEKLVRLNLENCYELERLPEKVNWRSLKDIILHYCLRLESFPEIVGEMKYMTSLSLSNTGIKALPSSIGYLINLQWLSLRSCRNLTDLPCSIYELQNLEKVGLYECPKLVTFPKKVDSEVLPTYSKVSHDNRDTEFNSALPWLHQFWAIGCNLSNIDFLASLDCASTLDDLSLSRSPIVILPECIINKFVNLSRLCLRYCTRLVEIPELPPSIVCLDVSNCVSLERISKLSNILERKESQIMIEEMDLTNCWRLCQNLVEMANKDDDEVDADLFSRFLCSQQSKFTIRFPVPRREVPKWFSCQMDSKGHRRFEFCIETLANFKWDNTGLALCVAVDQKLRDLPWTFCSFDVHIHINDVRVSKLFPQLVDSTESNHVWLHYVPFLEMWRVGYMRPLPPFTCRVIIYQRSAFYASIKSCGVHLVMPPNEDVSRKLIRAENLTSELSHDEVYK comes from the exons ATGGCCATCCAATTgagagcttcttcttctctctctgctTCTTCCACCGGTTCCTGGAGACATGATGTGTTTCTGAGTTTCAGAGGCGAGGATACACGCTACAATTTTACAGATCATTTGCACATAAATTTGGTTCGAAGGGGGATCATCACTTTCATAGATGATAATCTTAcaagaggagaagaaatatcACAAGCACTTCTCCAAGCCATTGAAGGATCAAAGCTCTCTCTCATTGTGTTCTCTGAAAACTATGCATCCTCAAAGTGGTGTTTGGATGAACTGGTTCATATCCTTGAATGTAGAAGATCAAAGAACCAAATGGTTTGGCCAATCTTTTACAAAGTGGATCCATCGAACGTAAGACACCAAAGAGGCACATTTGGTGAGGCACTTGCAGAGCATGAACGTAGATTCAAAGATGACAGAACAGACAAGGTGGTAAGATGGAGAGCAGCTCTTTCAGAAGCAGCAAATTTATCTGGGTGGCATTTCTGGGACGG GTATGAATCTAAATTTATTGATGGAATTATTGAAGAGATTTCTGCACAAGTAATAAAACAAACCCCTTTGAATGTGGCAAAGTTTCCAGTCGGGATAGAATCTCGTGTACAAGACATGCTTGAACGCTTAGATGTTGGGGGAAGTGATGTACGCATGGTAGGGATATGGGGAAGTGGTGGAATAGGGAAGACAACAATTGCTAAAGCTGTTTACAACTCAATTGCTAATGAGTTTGAAGATAGTTGCTTTTTGGAAAAAGTTAGAGAATGTTCAATGCCACATGAAGGTCTAGTCAACCTACAAAACAGTATTCTTTTTAAGATTTTAAGGGGCACAGAATTGAAAGTACTGAATGCTGATCAAGGAATTACTTTGTTGAGCGAAAGGTTGAGATATAAAAGGATTCTTTTAGTTCTTgacgatgtggatcaattggaCCAGTTAGACAAATTAGCTGGGGGACTAGATTGGTTTCACAGTGGCAGTAGAGTTATAATAACAACAAGAGATAAGCATTTGTTGATCACTCATCAAGTGAATCAAATATACGAGGCCCGGAGTCTAGATCATCATGAAGCTTGTGAGCTCTTCAGTTCAATTGCCTTCAAGAATAAGAGAATTTTAGATGACAATGAGAAGCACTTAGTTGGCACTATTGTTAGATATGCTCAAGGCCTTCCGTTAGCCCTGGTAGTTTTGGGTTCACATCTATGTGGTAGACCGGTACATAAATGGCAAGCTATGCTAGATGGTTTTAAAAGAAATCTTCCCGAAGGCATTCAAGGTATTCTCAAAGTTAGTTATGATGGATTGGAAAAAATagtgaaagaagttttcctCGACATTGCTTGTTTCTTCAAAGGTTGGAAGACAAATGATGTGATACAGATACTAGAAGGTTGTGACCGCAACAACCCCACGCATAGTATTGAAGTTCTTGAAGAAAAGGCCCTCATAAATGATGTATATGGTTGTATTTGCATGCATGATTTGCTAGAAGAGATGGGAAAAGATATAGTTAAGCAAGAGTCTACAGAGCCTGGAAAGCGTAGTAGATTGTGGTATCACAAGGATGTACAGGACGTTCTAACAGAAAACACG GGAACAAGTAATATTGAAGGCATAATGATAAAAATGCGTACAATAGATGAGATACGCTTGAGTCCTGAATGCTTCAAAGAGATGAGAAATCTTAAAATTTTTATAAACGTCAATGGACGGTTTTGTGGAAAGGTTGATTATTATCCGAATCATTTGCGGTTACTTGATTACCGTGACTGCCCACTACAATCTTTGCCCTCTGATTTTAATATGAAGAATCTGGTTCAACTTAATATGCCTTGCAGCCGCATCTCACGTTTTGGAGAAGGATTCAAG AGTATGAAAAATCTGAAATCCTTAAATTTAAGGGAATGTAGATTCCTAGCACAAAGCCCAGACCTGTCTGGAAGCCCAAACTTAGAGTTCCTGGATCTAAGTAGGTGTAAAAGGTTAAAGGAGGTTCACTCTTCGGTTGGATCCCTCGAAAAGCTTGTTCGCCTGAATCTTGAGAATTGCTATGAGCTTGAGAGGCTACCTGAAAAAGTCAACTGGAGATCCCTGAAAGACATTATTCTTCACTATTGCTTAAGGCTGGAGAGTTTCCCTGAAATTGTGGGAGAGATGAAATACATGACATCCTTGAGTCTATCCAACACTGGCATCAAAGCATTGCCTTCATCCATTGGATATCTAATTAACCTTCAATGGTTGAGCTTACGTTCTTGTAGAAACCTCACAGATCTACCTTGCAGCATCTATGAATTGCAAAATCTGGAGAAGGTTGGTTTGTACGAGTGCCCAAAACTCGTAACATTCCCAAAAAAGGTGGACTCTGAAGTGCTTCCAACTTACTCAAAGGTTTCACATGACAACCGTGACACTGAATTCAATTCGGCGCTTCCTTGGCTACATCAATTCTGGGCGATTGGATGCAATTTGTCTAATATTGATTTCCTCGCATCCCTTGATTGTGCATCCACTTTAGATGACCTTAGTTTATCAAGAAGCCCCATTGTAATTCTTCCCGAATGCATCATCAACAAATTTGTCAACTTGTCGAGACTCTGTTTGAGATACTGCACGAGGCTTGTAGAAATTCCAGAGCTTCCACCAAGTATTGTCTGTTTGGATGTGAGCAATTGCGTATCATTGGAAAGAATTTCAAAGTTGTCAAACATTTTGGAGCGTAAAGAGTCACAAATTATGATTGAGGAGATGGACTTGACTAATTGCTGGAGACTCTGTCAAAATTTGGTTGAGATGGCAAACAAGGATGATGATGAGGTGGACGCTGATCTCTTCTCTCGATTCCTATGTTCTCAGCAATCCAAGTTCACAATTAGATTTCCAGTTCCAAGAAGGGAGGTTCCAAAGTGGTTCAGCTGTCAAATGGATTCCAAGGGGCATCGACGGTTTGAATTTTGTATTGAAACACTTGCAAATTTCAAATGGGACAACACAGGATTGGCTCTCTGTGTTGCTGTTGATCAAAAGCTGCGAGATCTGCCTTGGACTTTTTGCTCTTTTGATGTCCATATTCACATCAATGATGTACGTGTTTCAAAACTCTTCCCCCAGTTGGTTGATTCAACAGAGTCGAATCATGTGTGGCTGCACTATGTTCCCTTCCTTGAAATGTGGCGAGTTGGTTATATGCGTCCATTGCCCCCCTTTACGTGCCGAGTCATTATTTATCAACGGTCAGCTTTTTATGCGTCCATAAAAAGCTGTGGTGTCCACCTTGTAATGCCACCCAATGAAGACGTTTCTAGGAAGCTAATCCGTGCAGAGAACCTCACCAGTGAACTTTCTCATGATGAAGTTTATAAG TAA